The proteins below are encoded in one region of Macaca nemestrina isolate mMacNem1 chromosome 10, mMacNem.hap1, whole genome shotgun sequence:
- the LOC139356867 gene encoding basic salivary proline-rich protein 2-like encodes MLLILLSVALLALSSAQNLNEDVGQEESPSLISEHQQGQPQQGGNRPQGPPSPGGPQGPPQQGGNKPQGPPPPGRPQGPPQQGGNRPQGPPPPGRPQGPPQQGGNRPQGPPPPGRPQGPPQQGGNRPQGPPPPGRPQGPPQQGGNRPQGPPPPGRPQGPPSSPQGGRPAGPPQGQSPQ; translated from the exons ATGCTGTTGATTCTGCTGTCAGTGGCCCTGCTGGCCCTGAGCTCAGCTCAGAATTTAAATGAAG ATGTTGGCCAGGAAGAATCTCCCTCCCTAATATCAG aaCATCAACAAGGACAACCCCAGCAAGGAGGCAACAGGCCCCAAGGTCCCCCATCTCCAGGAGGGCCACAAGGACCACCCCAACAAGGAGGCAACAAACCTCAAGGTCCCCCACCTCCAGGAAGGCCACAAGGACCACCCCAACAAGGAGGCAACAGACCTCAAGGTCCCCCACCTCCAGGAAGGCCACAAGGACCACCCCAACAAGGAGGCAACAGACCTCAAGGTCCCCCACCTCCAGGAAGGCCACAAGGACCACCCCAACAAGGAGGCAACAGACCTCAAGGTCCCCCACCTCCAGGAAGGCCACAAGGACCACCCCAACAAGGAGGCAACAGACCTCAAGGTCCCCCACCTCCAGGAAGGCCCCAGGGACCACCATCCTCTCCTCAAGGGGGCAGACCCGCCGGACCTCCCCAGGGACAGTCTCCCCAGTAA
- the LOC105482325 gene encoding basic salivary proline-rich protein 2-like, translated as MLLILLSVALLALSSAQNLNEDVGQEESPSLISEHQQGQPQQGGKKPQGPQSPPGNAQGPPQQGGNKPQGPPPPGKPQGPPKQEGKKPQGPPPPGKPQGPPQQGGNKPQGPPPPGKPQGPPKQGGNKPQGPPPPGRPQGPPQQGGNAQQAQPPPAGRPQGPPSAPQGGRPAGPPQGQSPQ; from the exons ATGCTGTTGATTCTGCTGTCAGTGGCCCTGCTGGCCCTGAGCTCAGCTCAGAACTTAAATGAAG ATGTCGGCCAGGAAGAATCTCCCTCCCTAATATCAG aaCATCAACAAGGACAACCCCAACAAGGAGGCAAGAAGCCCCAAGGTCCCCAGTCTCCTCCAGGAAATGCACAAGGACCACCCCAACAAGGAGGCAACAAACCTCAAGGTCCCCCACCTCCAGGAAAGCCACAAGGACCACCCAAACAAGAAGGCAAGAAACCTCAAGGTCCCCCACCTCCAGGAAAGCCACAAGGACCACCCCAACAAGGAGGCAACAAACCTCAAGGTCCCCCACCTCCAGGAAAGCCACAAGGACCACCCAAACAAGGAGGCAACAAACCTCAAGGTCCCCCACCTCCAGGAAGGCCACAAGGACCACCCCAACAAGGAGGCAATGCCCAGCAGGCTCAGCCACCTCCTGCTGGAAGGCCCCAGGGACCACCATCCGCTCCTCAAGGGGGCAGACCCGCCGGACCTCCCCAGGGACAGTCTCCCCAGTAA